Proteins encoded together in one Panthera uncia isolate 11264 chromosome A2, Puncia_PCG_1.0, whole genome shotgun sequence window:
- the GPR108 gene encoding protein GPR108 isoform X1, with product MAVSERRGLARLSPPEWGQLLLLLLLLGGCSGRIHRLALTGEKRADIQLNSFGFYTNGSLEVDLSLLRLGLQETEEKAPLVGFSLTRVRSGSVRSYSTRDPHDCPLWKNSSNLLVLFLINTKDLRVQVRKYGEQKKLFISPGLLPEAPSEPGPSNPVHTVTPKVDSGATTTLDKAKSKPTVSQGDQQGPSGKDEELILGLGHLNNSYNFSFHVVIGSQAEEGQYNLNFHNCYNSRPGQEQPFDITVMIREKNPEGFLSAAEIPLFKLYMVMSACFLAAGIFWVSLLCRNTYNVFKIHWLMAALAFTKSISLLFHSINYYFINSQGHPLEGLAVMHYITHLLKGALLFITIALIGSGWAFVKYVLSDKEKKIFGIVIPLQVLANVAYIVIESREEGASDYRLWKETLFLVDLICCGAILFPVVWSIRHLQDASGTDGKVAVNLAKLKLFRHYYVMIICYVYFTRIIAILLRVAVPFQWQWLYQLLVEGSTLAFFVLTGYKFQPAGNNPYLQLPQEDEEDVQMEQLMTNSGFREGLSKVNKTASGRELL from the exons ATGGCAGTGAGCGAGAGGAGGGGGCTCGCCCGCCTGAGCCCCCCGGAGTGGGGGCAGCTGCTACTTCTGCTGCTGCTCTTGGGTGGCTGTTCTGGGCGCATCCACCGACTGGCGCTGACG GGGGAGAAGCGAGCAGACATCCAGCTGAATAGCTTCGGCTTCTACACCAATGGCTCCCTGGAGGTGGACCTGAGCCTCCTGCGTCTGGGCCTccaggagacagaagagaaggccCCGCTG GTGGGGTTCAGTCTGACTCGGGTTCGATCTGGCAGTGTTCGATCCTACTCA ACCCGGGACCCCCACGACTGTCCTCTCTGGAAAAACAGTAGCAACCTCCTGGTTCTCTTCCTCATCAACACCAAGGATCTGCG ggTCCAGGTGAGGAAGTATGGAGAGCAGAAGAAGCTGTTCATCTCTCCTGGGCTCCTCCCCGAAGCACCTTCTGAACCAGGGCCCTCAAATCCAGTGCACACAGTCACCCCTAAGGTGGACAGCG GGGCCACCACTACGCTTGACAAGGCCAAGTCGAAACCCACAGTGTCCCAGGGAGATCAGCAG GGCCCCAGTGGGAAGGACGAGGAACTGATCCTGGGTCTTGGGCATCTCAACAACTCCTACAACTTCAGC ttccACGTCGTGATCGGCTCTCAGGCGGAGGAAGGCCAGTACAACCTCAATTTCCACAACTGTTACAACTCCAGGCCGGGCCAGGAGCAGCCGTTTGACATCACG gtcaTGATCCGGGAGAAGAACCCTGAGGGCTTCCTGTCAGCGGCAGAAATTCCCCTTTTCAAGCTGTATATGGTCATGTCTGCCTGCTTCCTGGCTGCTGGCATCTTCTGGGTGTCCCTTCTCTGCAGGAACAC gtaCAACGTCTTCAAGATCCATTGGCTGATGGCAGCCCTGGCTTTCACCAAGAGCATCTCCCTCCTTTTCCACAGT ATCAACTATTACTTCATCAACAGCCAGGGTCACCCCCTCGAAGGCCTCGCTGTCATGCACTACATCACACACCT GCTGAAGGGCGCTCTCCTCTTCATCACCATCGCCTTGATCGGCTCTGGCTGGGCCTTTGTCAAGTACGTCCTgtcagacaaggaaaagaaaatctttgggatCGTGATTCCCCTGCAG GTCCTGGCCAACGTGGCCTACATCGTCATTGAGTCCCGTGAGGAGGGCGCCAGCGACTACAGGCTCTGGAAGGAGACCCTCTTCCTGGTGGACCTCATCTGCTGTGGCGCCATTCTCTTCCCTGTGGTCTG GTCTATCCGGCATCTCCAGGATGCATCGGGCACTGATGGAAAGG TGGCAGTGAACCTGGCCAAGCTGAAGCTGTTTCGGCATTACTATGTCATG ATCATCTGTTACGTCTATTTCACGAGGATCATCGCCATCCTGCTGCGGGTGGCCGTGCCCTTCCAGTGGCAGTGGCTGTACCAG CTCTTGGTAGAAGGCTCCACTCTGGCCTTCTTCGTGCTCACTGGCTACAAGTTCCAGCCTGCAGGCAACAACCCATACCTGCAGCTGCCccaggaggacgaggaggacgtGCAAATGGAGCAACT AATGACCAATTCTGGGTTCCGGGAAGGCCTGTCCAAAGTCAACAAAACGGCCAGCGGGCGGGAGCTGTTGTGA
- the GPR108 gene encoding protein GPR108 isoform X2, with amino-acid sequence MESRRSCSSLLGSSPKHLLNQGPQIQCTQSPLRWTAGPPLRLTRPSRNPQCPREISSTLSPQGPSGKDEELILGLGHLNNSYNFSFHVVIGSQAEEGQYNLNFHNCYNSRPGQEQPFDITVMIREKNPEGFLSAAEIPLFKLYMVMSACFLAAGIFWVSLLCRNTYNVFKIHWLMAALAFTKSISLLFHSINYYFINSQGHPLEGLAVMHYITHLLKGALLFITIALIGSGWAFVKYVLSDKEKKIFGIVIPLQVLANVAYIVIESREEGASDYRLWKETLFLVDLICCGAILFPVVWSIRHLQDASGTDGKVAVNLAKLKLFRHYYVMIICYVYFTRIIAILLRVAVPFQWQWLYQLLVEGSTLAFFVLTGYKFQPAGNNPYLQLPQEDEEDVQMEQLMTNSGFREGLSKVNKTASGRELL; translated from the exons ATGGAGAGCAGAAGAAGCTGTTCATCTCTCCTGGGCTCCTCCCCGAAGCACCTTCTGAACCAGGGCCCTCAAATCCAGTGCACACAGTCACCCCTAAGGTGGACAGCG GGGCCACCACTACGCTTGACAAGGCCAAGTCGAAACCCACAGTGTCCCAGGGAGATCAGCAG CACTCTGTCCCCTCAGGGCCCCAGTGGGAAGGACGAGGAACTGATCCTGGGTCTTGGGCATCTCAACAACTCCTACAACTTCAGC ttccACGTCGTGATCGGCTCTCAGGCGGAGGAAGGCCAGTACAACCTCAATTTCCACAACTGTTACAACTCCAGGCCGGGCCAGGAGCAGCCGTTTGACATCACG gtcaTGATCCGGGAGAAGAACCCTGAGGGCTTCCTGTCAGCGGCAGAAATTCCCCTTTTCAAGCTGTATATGGTCATGTCTGCCTGCTTCCTGGCTGCTGGCATCTTCTGGGTGTCCCTTCTCTGCAGGAACAC gtaCAACGTCTTCAAGATCCATTGGCTGATGGCAGCCCTGGCTTTCACCAAGAGCATCTCCCTCCTTTTCCACAGT ATCAACTATTACTTCATCAACAGCCAGGGTCACCCCCTCGAAGGCCTCGCTGTCATGCACTACATCACACACCT GCTGAAGGGCGCTCTCCTCTTCATCACCATCGCCTTGATCGGCTCTGGCTGGGCCTTTGTCAAGTACGTCCTgtcagacaaggaaaagaaaatctttgggatCGTGATTCCCCTGCAG GTCCTGGCCAACGTGGCCTACATCGTCATTGAGTCCCGTGAGGAGGGCGCCAGCGACTACAGGCTCTGGAAGGAGACCCTCTTCCTGGTGGACCTCATCTGCTGTGGCGCCATTCTCTTCCCTGTGGTCTG GTCTATCCGGCATCTCCAGGATGCATCGGGCACTGATGGAAAGG TGGCAGTGAACCTGGCCAAGCTGAAGCTGTTTCGGCATTACTATGTCATG ATCATCTGTTACGTCTATTTCACGAGGATCATCGCCATCCTGCTGCGGGTGGCCGTGCCCTTCCAGTGGCAGTGGCTGTACCAG CTCTTGGTAGAAGGCTCCACTCTGGCCTTCTTCGTGCTCACTGGCTACAAGTTCCAGCCTGCAGGCAACAACCCATACCTGCAGCTGCCccaggaggacgaggaggacgtGCAAATGGAGCAACT AATGACCAATTCTGGGTTCCGGGAAGGCCTGTCCAAAGTCAACAAAACGGCCAGCGGGCGGGAGCTGTTGTGA